A part of Streptomyces sp. NBC_01497 genomic DNA contains:
- a CDS encoding ABC transporter permease, with translation MRTLRRTLTRPSARVALGVLLLIAVVAVAGGALAPHDPLGQRPEDLLQGPGGHHLLGTDYLGRDVLSRVLAGTGPSIVGALEAVGSALVLGVLPGLASVWFGRSFAWVSQRTADTLMIMPFTVFAIAVVGVLGNGVHQAMLALGLLFAPLYFRVTRAAALGLRQAQYVEAAELMGASRGWILRTHVWGKILPTIAVTTAQAMGQALLVVASLTFLGLGVQPPAPTWGGMLASDLGYLSQQPWAPLVPGVAIMITVGALNLLADAIRDASAPGGRAGTSRRRSARRTAVAAPAPPRPVVLPTPAADDEPVSPAREQDADSHVSTG, from the coding sequence ATGAGGACACTGCGCCGCACACTCACCCGGCCGTCCGCCCGAGTGGCGCTCGGTGTGCTCCTGCTGATCGCCGTCGTGGCCGTCGCGGGCGGGGCACTGGCCCCGCACGATCCGCTGGGACAGCGGCCCGAGGACCTGCTCCAGGGCCCCGGCGGCCACCACCTGCTGGGCACCGACTACTTGGGCCGCGACGTGCTGAGCAGGGTGCTCGCGGGCACGGGCCCGTCGATTGTCGGCGCGCTGGAGGCCGTCGGATCCGCGCTGGTGCTCGGTGTGCTGCCAGGTCTCGCGTCCGTGTGGTTCGGCAGGAGTTTCGCGTGGGTGTCGCAGCGCACCGCCGACACCCTGATGATCATGCCGTTCACGGTGTTCGCCATCGCCGTGGTGGGGGTGCTGGGCAACGGTGTGCACCAGGCGATGCTCGCCCTCGGTCTCCTGTTCGCCCCGCTGTACTTCCGCGTCACCCGGGCCGCCGCGCTCGGCCTGCGGCAGGCACAGTACGTGGAGGCCGCCGAGCTGATGGGCGCGTCGCGGGGCTGGATCCTGCGGACCCACGTGTGGGGCAAGATCCTCCCGACGATCGCGGTGACGACGGCCCAGGCCATGGGGCAGGCGCTGCTGGTCGTCGCGTCGCTGACGTTCCTCGGCCTCGGGGTGCAGCCCCCGGCGCCCACCTGGGGCGGCATGCTCGCCTCCGATCTCGGCTACCTGTCGCAGCAGCCGTGGGCACCGCTGGTGCCCGGCGTGGCGATCATGATCACGGTCGGGGCCCTCAACCTGCTCGCGGACGCGATCCGGGACGCCTCCGCGCCCGGCGGGCGGGCCGGCACAAGCCGGCGGCGCTCCGCGCGGCGCACGGCGGTGGCGGCGCCCGCTCCCCCACGTCCGGTGGTGCTCCCCACCCCGGCAGCCGACGACGAGCCGGTGTCCCCGGCCCGTGAACAGGACGCGGACAGCCATGTCAGTACGGGCTGA
- a CDS encoding ABC transporter substrate-binding protein gives MSTLPVPPTLTGRAGPRPAALRRRSFLGLSLGAGAGLALTACGGQATTALGNAASTLKWGWALPSSWDPVTSSAGWDVHALSLVYAALTKLDQHGAPVPALASSWRYDEDGTAVTFTLRPGLRFGDGGVLDADAVKKSLERGRDDEKSLIASQLVGVKDVIALDSRTVRLELAAPDYQIPALLAGKTGMVVNPHAFGEDAGSLATRPDGAGPYTLRSYVQNSKAVLRRNPRYWDARSIRIRDVEVYPLPEPSTVVAALTSGQYNLAQIPGSQVEAATAAGLKVQVIDSMVVAVLDVNLDRSPFTHPQVAQALKYALDRNELLKTAAFGHGRTTRQPFPAGYVGHDPALERLFPYDPAKARQLVESAGAGREIALTLSAQNAEGVPEVIQAQLAKVGIKASIETVPTARATELVYVQRSKSLYVDQFAGRESATQAFQVLFGRQGLMNPARRSPGELDAAIAAVSRTPLDSPGYPSALRKATGIAVRTMPNVFLYTVPRILARTAQVSPIPPFPVVQRFEGVTVA, from the coding sequence ATGTCCACACTCCCCGTCCCACCCACGCTCACGGGCCGCGCGGGGCCACGCCCGGCCGCCCTCCGCCGCCGGTCCTTCCTCGGCCTCTCCCTCGGCGCCGGCGCGGGGCTCGCCCTGACGGCGTGCGGCGGGCAGGCGACGACCGCGCTGGGAAACGCCGCCTCCACCCTCAAATGGGGCTGGGCGCTGCCCAGTTCATGGGACCCGGTGACCTCGTCCGCGGGCTGGGACGTCCACGCGCTGTCGCTCGTGTACGCCGCCCTGACCAAGCTCGACCAGCACGGCGCCCCCGTGCCCGCGCTCGCGTCGTCCTGGCGGTACGACGAGGACGGCACCGCCGTGACGTTCACCCTGCGGCCCGGGCTCCGCTTCGGCGACGGAGGTGTACTGGACGCCGATGCCGTGAAGAAGAGCCTCGAACGGGGCCGCGACGACGAGAAGTCGCTGATCGCCTCCCAGCTCGTGGGTGTGAAGGACGTCATCGCGCTGGATTCGCGCACGGTGCGCCTGGAACTGGCCGCGCCCGACTACCAGATACCGGCCCTGCTCGCGGGCAAGACCGGCATGGTCGTGAACCCGCACGCGTTCGGCGAGGACGCGGGGTCGCTCGCCACCCGGCCCGACGGGGCGGGGCCGTACACCCTGCGGTCGTACGTCCAGAACTCGAAGGCGGTGCTGCGCCGCAACCCCCGCTACTGGGATGCCCGCAGCATCAGGATCCGCGACGTCGAGGTGTATCCGCTCCCCGAACCCTCCACCGTGGTGGCCGCGTTGACCTCGGGCCAGTACAACCTCGCGCAGATCCCGGGCAGCCAGGTCGAGGCGGCGACGGCGGCCGGGCTCAAGGTGCAGGTCATCGACTCCATGGTGGTCGCGGTCCTCGACGTGAACCTCGACAGGTCGCCCTTCACCCATCCCCAGGTGGCGCAGGCACTGAAGTACGCCCTGGACCGGAATGAGTTGCTGAAGACAGCGGCCTTCGGTCACGGACGCACCACCCGGCAGCCCTTCCCCGCCGGCTATGTCGGGCACGATCCGGCCCTGGAGCGGCTGTTCCCCTACGACCCGGCAAAGGCACGGCAGTTGGTGGAGTCCGCCGGGGCGGGCCGGGAGATCGCCCTGACCCTGTCCGCACAGAACGCGGAGGGCGTGCCCGAGGTCATCCAGGCACAGCTCGCGAAGGTCGGCATCAAGGCGTCCATCGAGACGGTCCCGACGGCCCGCGCCACCGAACTCGTCTACGTGCAGCGCAGCAAGTCCCTCTACGTGGACCAGTTCGCGGGACGGGAGTCCGCGACCCAGGCGTTCCAGGTCCTCTTCGGGAGGCAGGGGCTGATGAACCCGGCCCGCCGCAGCCCGGGTGAACTGGACGCGGCGATCGCCGCCGTCAGCCGGACACCCCTCGACTCACCCGGCTACCCCTCCGCACTGCGCAAGGCCACCGGCATCGCCGTCCGCACCATGCCGAACGTCTTCCTCTACACCGTGCCGCGCATCCTCGCCCGCACCGCGCAGGTCTCCCCCATTCCACCGTTCCCCGTCGTGCAGCGGTTCGAGGGGGTGACCGTCGCATGA
- a CDS encoding ABC transporter ATP-binding protein: MSTAPASRVLSPPRERADGTLLSIAGLSVSYGTPAGGGTRPRGPATRVLSGVGLTVRAGEIVGIIGETGSGKTTLARAAVGLVRPEPGARVLFEGRDLARTHGAELRDFRRSGRMQYMFQDPLRSQDPELTVRAVVAEPLAAARTGDRRERAARADEALGLVGLDPVLQGPRTPGELSGGQRQRVSLARALVTRPRLLITDEPASALDASNRNLVLGLLDRLRAELGLAVVVISHDLGSLAGIADRVAVLYRGRLVEDGPANGVLSAPRHPYTALLTASAPRVAGTRGPRPALLRPDPDRVPWPEDRGCVFAPRCRFAGPECVEEPTAEPVPGGNGSEEVLPGGPSTGGEVNASAGGTSSRAARGPASGAPGRAVPHTVACHHAANWRTRLGT, translated from the coding sequence GTGAGCACCGCACCCGCGTCGCGCGTGCTGTCCCCGCCACGGGAGCGGGCGGACGGGACGCTGCTGAGCATCGCAGGACTGTCCGTCTCGTACGGCACGCCGGCCGGCGGTGGCACGCGCCCGCGCGGCCCGGCCACCCGCGTACTGAGCGGCGTCGGCCTCACCGTGCGGGCCGGGGAGATCGTCGGGATCATCGGCGAGACCGGCTCCGGCAAGACGACCCTGGCCCGCGCCGCCGTCGGCCTCGTACGGCCGGAACCGGGCGCCCGCGTCCTCTTCGAGGGCCGCGACCTGGCCCGGACGCACGGCGCGGAACTGCGGGACTTCCGCCGCTCGGGACGGATGCAGTACATGTTCCAGGACCCGCTGCGCTCGCAGGACCCGGAACTGACGGTCCGCGCGGTCGTCGCCGAGCCGCTCGCCGCCGCGCGGACCGGCGACCGCCGCGAACGCGCGGCCCGCGCGGACGAGGCCCTGGGCCTCGTGGGCCTCGATCCCGTTCTCCAGGGCCCCCGGACCCCGGGCGAGCTGTCCGGCGGGCAGCGACAGCGCGTCTCGCTCGCCCGGGCCCTGGTGACCCGGCCGCGCCTGCTCATCACCGACGAGCCCGCCAGCGCCCTCGACGCGTCCAACCGCAACCTGGTGCTCGGACTGCTGGACCGGCTGCGCGCCGAACTCGGCCTCGCGGTGGTGGTGATCTCGCACGACCTCGGCTCGCTCGCGGGGATCGCCGACCGGGTGGCCGTGCTGTACCGGGGCCGCCTCGTCGAGGACGGTCCGGCGAACGGCGTGCTGAGCGCGCCGCGCCATCCGTACACGGCGCTGCTGACCGCGTCCGCGCCCAGGGTGGCGGGGACGCGAGGGCCCCGGCCCGCGCTGCTGCGGCCCGATCCGGACCGGGTGCCGTGGCCCGAGGACCGGGGCTGCGTGTTCGCGCCGCGCTGCCGCTTCGCGGGGCCGGAGTGCGTCGAGGAACCCACGGCCGAGCCGGTGCCCGGCGGGAACGGGAGCGAAGAGGTGCTGCCCGGCGGGCCGTCGACGGGCGGCGAAGTGAACGCGTCGGCAGGCGGCACGAGTTCGCGTGCCGCGCGTGGTCCGGCCTCCGGAGCGCCGGGGCGGGCCGTCCCGCACACCGTCGCGTGCCACCACGCGGCGAACTGGCGTACCCGGCTGGGCACATGA
- a CDS encoding ABC transporter permease, producing the protein MSAQPLAPPAPRAPAWRGRFARAPRSAGRVLVTTCTVFVLASVLTFALGALSGANPAAAVLGDTATPADIARMEHQFGLDQPLPRQFLDWLGHALTGNLGTSWFTSVPVADSVRLALPVDLSIAGLALLFAVVLGGGAGITAALHSGGRVDRAVTVVCSVLSTLPPFLIGIVLIVVFAVQFRALPTGGYVPLDQSAGEWLRYALLPAFALSLDAAASIARQLRTSLVGALRENYVTGAEMRGFTARRVLFGHVLRNAAGPALTVLGMSVPVILGGAVVTEKIFNLPGLAQLSLQAAQQHDIPVIQGTLLVTVAVVLIANLAVDAALAALNPAARGGSRQGRRPERRDAS; encoded by the coding sequence ATGAGTGCTCAGCCGCTCGCGCCCCCGGCGCCCCGGGCCCCGGCATGGCGCGGCCGGTTCGCCCGTGCCCCGCGCTCCGCCGGCCGGGTGCTGGTCACGACCTGCACGGTCTTCGTCCTGGCCAGTGTCCTCACGTTCGCCCTGGGCGCGCTGTCCGGCGCGAACCCGGCCGCCGCGGTCCTCGGCGACACGGCGACCCCGGCCGACATCGCCAGGATGGAGCACCAGTTCGGCCTGGACCAGCCGCTGCCCCGTCAGTTCCTCGACTGGCTCGGGCACGCGCTGACGGGGAACCTCGGCACGTCCTGGTTCACCAGTGTGCCGGTCGCCGACAGTGTGCGACTGGCGCTGCCGGTCGACCTCTCGATCGCGGGGCTCGCGCTGCTGTTCGCCGTGGTACTCGGCGGCGGCGCGGGCATCACGGCCGCGCTGCACAGCGGCGGGCGCGTCGACCGGGCGGTCACGGTGGTGTGTTCCGTGCTGTCGACCCTGCCGCCGTTCCTCATCGGCATCGTGCTGATCGTGGTGTTCGCCGTGCAGTTCCGTGCCCTGCCGACCGGCGGGTACGTGCCGCTCGACCAGAGCGCCGGCGAATGGCTGCGGTACGCGCTGCTGCCCGCCTTCGCGCTCAGCCTCGACGCGGCGGCCTCCATCGCCCGGCAGTTGCGCACCTCGCTCGTCGGGGCGCTGCGCGAGAACTACGTCACGGGGGCGGAGATGCGCGGATTCACCGCACGCCGCGTGCTGTTCGGACACGTGCTGCGCAACGCGGCCGGACCGGCGCTGACCGTCCTCGGGATGAGCGTCCCGGTGATCCTCGGCGGCGCCGTCGTCACCGAGAAGATCTTCAACCTGCCGGGACTCGCCCAGCTCTCCCTCCAGGCGGCCCAGCAGCACGACATTCCGGTCATCCAGGGCACACTCCTGGTCACGGTCGCTGTCGTGCTGATCGCGAACCTCGCGGTCGACGCGGCGCTCGCCGCCCTCAACCCGGCGGCACGCGGCGGCAGCAGGCAGGGCCGGCGCCCGGAACGGCGGGACGCGTCATGA